Proteins found in one Bactrocera tryoni isolate S06 unplaced genomic scaffold, CSIRO_BtryS06_freeze2 scaffold_383, whole genome shotgun sequence genomic segment:
- the LOC120781154 gene encoding uncharacterized protein LOC120781154 has product MKKKSSKSTEVLLDNCENVHIDDSGTILPSEISATTNLLDNNNTTAIKTQCPDTKLDIELPLSGERANKTLADIANEPSIFRHPPPPWYRNWTTAGIVLCVIYNLTIVLLLVMGFFKFRQS; this is encoded by the coding sequence CAAATCTACCGAAGTTCTCCTGGATAATTGTGAAAATGTACACATTGACGATTCAGGCACAATATTACCCAGCGAGATCTCCGCGACCACGAATCTGCttgacaacaataacacaacCGCCATTAAAACGCAATGTCCAGACACAAAGCTCGACATTGAACTTCCGCTTTCAGGTGAGAGAGCAAATAAAACACTCGCTGATATAGCAAATGAACCATCGATTTTCCGCCATCCACCGCCGCCTTGGTATCGCAACTGGACAACCGCTGGCATCGTGCTTTGTGTGATCTACAATTTGACCATAGTATTACTCCTAGTTATGGGATTCTTTAAGTTCCGCCAAAGCTGA
- the LOC120781155 gene encoding uncharacterized protein LOC120781155, with translation MSVDVDAEKAKQAPAFDDVDFSSGFETQYLQEYRPSKVVRPAPPDPSLAWYRDTATVMVVCFLFVVLMTGSVALIHSIFSADPTTIVLLLLGYFVMALIFIWFEVFSKNLR, from the coding sequence atgtccGTGGATGTGGATGCGGAGAAAGCCAAGCAGGCGCCAGCGTTCGATGATGTCGATTTTAGCAGCGGTTTCGAGACGCAATACCTGCAGGAATATCGCCCTTCGAAGGTGGTGCGCCCGGCACCCCCCGATCCAAGTTTGGCTTGGTATCGAGATACTGCAACGGTGATGGTGGTTTGCTTTCTCTTCGTGGTGCTCATGACTGGCTCTGTGGCGCTGATTCATTCGATTTTCTCCGCTGATCCCACAACCATAGTGCTGCTATTGTTGGGATATTTTGTGATGGCGCTCATCTTCATTTGGTTCGAAGTGTTCAGCAAGAATTTGCgttga